The Medicago truncatula cultivar Jemalong A17 chromosome 4, MtrunA17r5.0-ANR, whole genome shotgun sequence genome includes a region encoding these proteins:
- the LOC112421079 gene encoding TMV resistance protein N-like, producing MSSTTNPKRKSYDVYLGFCDEDAGSFALELYTALSSQAEIIVFWDDYRIGFGDQEVPTSVLNVIADSKVVVVILSKNYTHSRWCLQELEKITQCYRTKDGPVVLPVFYDGVHSPSRILQEDMYGEAFHDFLDRISMKEKTSSEDEDKFMSWVAEISNEASKYAALAFLRYGPNQNRGEHITHVVKCATLIVSKKRASFHIESIHSRAQDVIQLLKQSKCPLLVGIWGMTGIGKSTIANVIYHKFGPFFQGFCLLKTISGICKKKIHGLTSLQESLAEFYSNKLSIESGKNIIKRSFQHKRVLIVLDDVDKLDQLKVLCGSRYWFGAGSKIIITTRDRRLLKQHGVDHIYSVKELNERESLALLNWGGYSLPTNTQQYFGEPSRELVTNSWGLPLALEELGLFLNGRKHFSVRMC from the exons ATGTCTTCTACTACCAATCCAAAGAGAAAGAGCTACGACGTGTACTTGGGTTTCTGTGATGAAGATGCGGGTTCTTTTGCTTTGGAACTCTATACAGCTCTTAGTTCACAAGCTGAAATCATTGTTTTCTGGGACGATTACAGGATTGGATTTGGAGATCAAGAAGTACCAACCTCGGTGCTGAATGTGATTGCAGATTCCAAAGTTGTTGTAGTCATATTATCAAAGAATTATACGCATTCTAGATGGTGTCTTCAAGAATTGGAGAAAATAACCCAGTGTTACCGAACCAAAGATGGTCCCGTTGTTTTACCTGTGTTCTATGATGGTGTCCATTCCCCCAGTAGAATATTGCAGGAAGATATGTATGGAGAGGCTTTTCATGATTTTCTGGATAGAATTTCAATGAAGGAGAAAACCTCTTCCGAAGATGAAGACAAGTTCATGAGTTGGGTAGCAGAAATCAGCAATGAAGCTTCCAAATATGCTGCATTAGCTTTTTTACGATATGGACCAAATCA GAACAGAGGTGAACATATAACACATGTAGTTAAATGTGCTACTCTTATTGTAAGCAAGAAAAGAGCCTCGTTCCATATAGAGAGCATACACTCTCGTGCCCAAGATGTGATTCAACTATTGAAACAATCAAAATGTCCTCTTTTAGTAGGGATATGGGGGATGACAGGGATTGGCAAATCAACCATCGCCAATGTCATTTATCATAAATTTGGTCCCTTTTTTCAGGGGTTTTGCTTACTCAAAACAATCAGcggaatttgtaaaaaaaaaattcacggTCTAACTTCCTTGCAAGAGAGTCTTGCTGAATTTTATAGCAACAAACTTTCAATCGAGTcaggaaaaaatattataaaaagaagCTTTCAGCATAAAAGAGTACTCATTGTACTTGACGATGTTGATAAGTTGGATCAGTTAAAAGTTTTGTGTGGAAGTCGATATTGGTTTGGTGCTGGGAGCAAAATAATCATCACCACACGAGATAGGCGTCTGCTTAAGCAGCATGGAGTTGACCATATATACAGCGTGAAAGAACTGAACGAACGTGAATCTCTTGCACTTTTGAATTGGGGTGGATACAGCCTACCAACAAATACTCAACAATATTTTGGTGAACCTTCTAGGGAATTAGTTACTAATTCTTGGGGATTGCCTCTTGCTCTGGAAGAACTTGGGTTGTTTTTGAATGGAAGGAAGCACTTCAGTGTAAGAATGTGTTGA